A part of Bufo bufo chromosome 7, aBufBuf1.1, whole genome shotgun sequence genomic DNA contains:
- the TMEM11 gene encoding transmembrane protein 11, mitochondrial isoform X2, which translates to MAPFSTSEWYIVHEIYNGENAQDQFEYELEQALEAQYKYIVIEPTRIGDETARWITVGNCLHKTAVLSGTFCLLTPLVLPSEYSPYLSLPAGILSLACSTLYGISWQFDPCCKYQVEYDAYKLSRLPLHTLTSSTPVVLVRKDDVHRKRLHNTIALAALAYCVKKLCEIYVV; encoded by the exons AT GGCGCCCTTTTCCACAAGCGAGTGGTACATCGTGCATGAGATTTACAATGGTGAAAATGCCCAGGACCAGTTTGAATATGAACTGGAACAAGCCCTTGAAGCCCAGTACAAGTACATAGTGATCGAACCAACCCGCATTGGAGACGAAACTGCCCGCTGGATCACTGTGGGAAATTGCCTGCACAAGACAGCAGTGCTCTCTGGTACATTCTGCCTTCTCACCCCGTTAGTTTTGCCTTCAGAGTATTCCCCCTACTTGTCTCTGCCGGCTGGTATccttagcttggcctgctccactCTTTATGGAATCTCCTGGCAGTTTGACCCTTGCTGTAAGTACCAGGTGGAGTATGACGCCTATAAGTTATCCAGACTGCCACTACACACACTTACCTCCTCCACGCCGGTGGTGCTTGTAAGGAAGGACGACGTCCACAGGAAGAGACTACATAACACAATAGCTCTTGCTGCACTGGCGTATTGCGTCAAGAAGCTGTGTGAGATTTACGTTGTATGA
- the TMEM11 gene encoding transmembrane protein 11, mitochondrial isoform X1 gives MATWGRRRAGLGGRERAPFSTSEWYIVHEIYNGENAQDQFEYELEQALEAQYKYIVIEPTRIGDETARWITVGNCLHKTAVLSGTFCLLTPLVLPSEYSPYLSLPAGILSLACSTLYGISWQFDPCCKYQVEYDAYKLSRLPLHTLTSSTPVVLVRKDDVHRKRLHNTIALAALAYCVKKLCEIYVV, from the exons ATGGCCACTTGGGGAAGGAGGCGCGCTGGGCTGGGAGGCAGAGAAAG GGCGCCCTTTTCCACAAGCGAGTGGTACATCGTGCATGAGATTTACAATGGTGAAAATGCCCAGGACCAGTTTGAATATGAACTGGAACAAGCCCTTGAAGCCCAGTACAAGTACATAGTGATCGAACCAACCCGCATTGGAGACGAAACTGCCCGCTGGATCACTGTGGGAAATTGCCTGCACAAGACAGCAGTGCTCTCTGGTACATTCTGCCTTCTCACCCCGTTAGTTTTGCCTTCAGAGTATTCCCCCTACTTGTCTCTGCCGGCTGGTATccttagcttggcctgctccactCTTTATGGAATCTCCTGGCAGTTTGACCCTTGCTGTAAGTACCAGGTGGAGTATGACGCCTATAAGTTATCCAGACTGCCACTACACACACTTACCTCCTCCACGCCGGTGGTGCTTGTAAGGAAGGACGACGTCCACAGGAAGAGACTACATAACACAATAGCTCTTGCTGCACTGGCGTATTGCGTCAAGAAGCTGTGTGAGATTTACGTTGTATGA